In Selenomonas dianae, a genomic segment contains:
- a CDS encoding DUF3226 domain-containing protein, with amino-acid sequence MNVIILCEGESDRVVLDRYFCKRFGFLHKGDGEIRNEYIEDCYYEKDQILLTIRVVQGCTKFCTKLEEVLRVNYVNTNLQNRYTHIAVIADHDSEAEKNALLQELNQILQKYNLPNFQDGAWCKGRQPTAMGGRLIDVETLFLGIPLEGEGALETALLSGLEKTAKGACLARVSRKFVQCLVKHKEKENMPYLSVREDQVKAPLAVYLAIAAPTHIYQKHRKILSTIDWNELAEIQRTLQAFDIFDGAD; translated from the coding sequence ATGAATGTCATCATACTTTGCGAAGGTGAATCGGATCGAGTTGTCTTAGATCGTTATTTTTGCAAGCGATTTGGCTTTCTACATAAAGGCGACGGCGAGATTCGCAATGAGTACATAGAAGACTGCTATTATGAAAAAGACCAAATACTTCTTACAATTCGTGTGGTTCAAGGATGTACAAAATTTTGTACGAAGTTGGAAGAAGTTTTGCGTGTCAATTATGTCAATACTAATCTGCAGAATCGGTACACACATATCGCTGTCATTGCCGATCATGACAGTGAGGCAGAAAAGAATGCTCTGTTGCAAGAACTTAATCAGATTCTACAAAAGTATAATTTGCCAAACTTTCAAGATGGTGCATGGTGTAAAGGTCGTCAACCCACGGCAATGGGCGGGCGTCTTATCGATGTAGAAACTCTCTTTTTGGGCATACCGTTGGAAGGTGAAGGCGCTTTGGAGACCGCTCTTTTGTCAGGCTTGGAGAAAACCGCAAAAGGAGCGTGTCTTGCGAGAGTGTCGCGAAAGTTTGTTCAATGTCTGGTAAAACATAAAGAAAAAGAGAATATGCCATATTTATCAGTCAGGGAAGATCAAGTAAAAGCTCCATTGGCGGTATATCTTGCTATTGCTGCGCCGACACATATTTATCAAAAACACCGGAAAATACTAAGTACAATAGATTGGAACGAACTTGCGGAGATACAAAGAACCTTGCAGGCGTTTGATATATTTGATGGGGCCGATTAG
- a CDS encoding ATP-binding protein yields MIRTIEINDFKKFEHIQIENLAQVNLFVGMNNAGKTTLLEAVYGGACGDHFRPLFSKGIMSRSVQYSGQSMTPYRMADAVFNSFTRKTERDTYEFSFKIKTDDSVINIHHTLVPGEIFSDFFYHSPDEGHTIDIAPDDIHVPRIQMQTNDSISIQIDPQLIGSWKIAVNEQESLYQILFPHIPGEMKSKKPLFLARFTDMLTYRNEKENKRIYSQLSRENEIDAFAMEMNRSFEGLSIQKIENIPFPDGSEASISLFMKDGGRIPLYGMGDGVRRWYDILGGMLSFPRAIHCLEEVDSGFHSEAQEQLSRNLLHYAEKYNNQLFMTTHNLEYMDALLQAAQKRGKQCLQEQIRIVTLRHDGQGVTHRVMDGEEALWARERGLELRI; encoded by the coding sequence ATGATTCGAACAATAGAGATCAATGACTTCAAAAAATTTGAGCATATACAAATTGAAAATCTCGCACAGGTCAATCTTTTTGTCGGGATGAACAACGCCGGCAAGACAACACTGCTAGAGGCTGTTTATGGGGGGGCATGTGGGGATCACTTTAGACCGCTGTTTTCCAAGGGGATCATGAGCCGTTCTGTGCAGTATTCAGGGCAGTCCATGACACCTTATCGAATGGCTGATGCAGTGTTTAATTCCTTTACAAGAAAAACGGAGCGGGATACGTATGAGTTCTCTTTTAAGATTAAGACAGATGACAGTGTCATAAATATACATCATACACTTGTTCCGGGGGAGATATTCTCAGATTTTTTTTATCATTCGCCGGATGAGGGGCATACGATAGATATTGCACCAGATGACATACACGTTCCCCGCATACAAATGCAAACGAATGACAGTATCAGTATACAGATTGACCCGCAGTTGATTGGAAGCTGGAAAATAGCAGTCAATGAACAAGAAAGTTTATATCAAATTTTATTTCCACATATTCCCGGTGAAATGAAAAGTAAAAAACCGTTGTTTTTAGCCCGATTTACCGATATGCTTACGTATCGAAATGAAAAAGAAAATAAAAGGATTTATTCTCAGTTAAGCAGAGAGAATGAAATCGATGCGTTTGCAATGGAAATGAATCGATCATTTGAAGGGTTGTCGATACAAAAAATAGAGAATATACCATTCCCTGATGGCTCTGAGGCATCTATTTCACTTTTCATGAAAGACGGTGGGCGAATCCCTCTCTATGGGATGGGGGATGGTGTTCGACGCTGGTATGACATTTTAGGTGGGATGTTATCGTTTCCGCGCGCCATTCACTGCCTAGAGGAAGTTGACAGCGGATTCCACTCAGAGGCGCAGGAGCAGTTGAGCCGTAATCTCCTTCACTATGCAGAGAAATATAACAATCAGCTCTTTATGACGACGCACAATTTGGAGTATATGGATGCGCTCCTGCAGGCGGCTCAGAAACGGGGAAAGCAGTGCTTACAAGAACAGATTCGTATTGTTACACTGCGTCATGATGGCCAGGGCGTTACGCATCGTGTCATGGACGGGGAGGAGGCTCTGTGGGCACGTGAGCGTGGATTGGAGCTGAGAATATGA